The DNA sequence CTGCGGCACCGACGTGTGGCGGCTGTCGGAGGAGATGCGGGCCGGCACGATCACCGCGGACGAGTTCCGGGCGGCCGAGCAGTCGATGATCCGCAGCCGGGGCCACTGCAACACGATGGGCACCGCCTCCACCATGGCCTGCGTGACCGAGGCGCTCGGCATGACCCTGCCCGGCAACGCCGGCATCCCCGCGCCCGACAGCCGCCTGCTGCAGCTCGCCCACCACGCCGGACGCCGCATCGTGCGGATGGTCGAGGAGGACCTCACCCCCAGCCGGGTGCTCGGTCCCGGCTCGTTCCGCAACGCGCTCGCCACGCTCGCCGCGATCGGCGGCTCCACCAACGCCGTGGTGCACCTGCTCGCCATCGCCGGGCGGGTCGGCGTGCCGCTGTCGCTCGACGACGTGGACGCCTTCCACGACGTGCCGCTCCTGGTCAACCTGCAGCCCGCGGGCGCCCACCTCATGGAGGACTTCTTCCGCGCCGGTGGCCTGCGCGCCGTGCTGCGCGAGATCCGCGACCGGCTCGACCCCAAGGCGATCACCGTGCTCGGCCGCCCCCTCGTCGAGGGACTGGAGACCGCGGAGATCGTCGATCCCACCGTGATCCGCCCGGCCGCCGATCCGCTCAAGCCCGCCGCGGGCATCGCCGTGCTGCGCGGCAACCTCGCCCCCGACGGCGCGATCATCAAGCCCGCCGCGGCGAGCCCGCACCTGCTCCGCCACCGCGGCCGGGCGATCGTGTTCGAGTCGCCCGAGGAGCTGCACCACCGCCTCGACGACCCCGGCCTCGACGTGGACGAGACCAGCGTCATGGTGCTGCGCGGCTGCGGCCCCAAGGGCTACCCCGGCATGCCCGAGGTCGGCAACATGCCGCTCCCCGCCAAGCTGCTCGAGCGCGGGGTCCGCGACATCGTCCGGATCAGCGACGCCCGGATGAGCGGCACCGCGTACGGCACCGTGGTGCTGCACGTCGCCCCCGAGTCGGCCGCGGGCGGCCCGCTGGCGCTGGTGCGCACCGGCGACGAGATCACCCTCGACGTGGAGCGCCGGCTCCTGCGGTTGGAGGTGCCGGACGACGAGCTGGCCCGCCGCAGGCCGGTGCTCCCCGAGCGCACGCTCCGCGGCGGCTACGAGGCCCTGTACGTCGAGCACGTCATGCAGGCCGACAAGGGAGCCGACCTCGACTTCCTCGTCGGCGCGCGCGGCCGCGCCGTACCGCGTGAGTCACACTGAGCCGCGGCACGGGTACGGCGGGCCGCCCGCCGTACCCACGAAGACGGCGTCAGACGCCCACGGCCCCGACCACCCGGGTGGCCCGCTCCACGATCTGCTGGAGCCGCCGGTGGTGGGCCCCGCGCCAGTAGACGCGGTCGCACGACGAGCAGCGGGCGAACACGTCGTAGGTGCGGCGCGTGCCCGGCTCCAGCAGCGCCTCCACCTCGCTCTTCTCGGCCGCCACGAGCGGGGCGTTGCACGCGGTGCACCGCGTCCACGGGGCGAGCGGCGGGGCGAACCGGCCCAGCACCTCGTCGAGCTGGTCGTCGGGGTTCGCGTTCCGCACGTGCGCCCCGAGCCACAGGCTGCGGCGGCGCAGCAGGCCGCGGTCCCGGGTGAGCAGGATGCGGCGCTCGGCGTTCGCGATCTCCACGAGCGTGTCGTCGTCAAGGTCGTTGTCGTAGGCGGTGTCCACCCCGACCAGGCGCAGCCGCCGGGCGAGCGTGCCGAGGTGCACGTCGAGCAGGAACCGCGGCGGGTCGATCGGCACCGGCTGCGGGCGGGCGACCGGGAGCACCCGTACCAGCGTGCCCGGCGCGGCCCGCTCGTCGGCGGTGACGGCACGCCCGTCCACCTCGATGCGGCCCACCTCGGGCAGCGGAACGCCCACCGACTCGATCACGTGCCCCAGCGTCGTGGTCTCGTCGGCGGGCACGGAAAGCTCCCGTCCCCTGGCGCCGGGCGCGAGGAAATGCCACAGCTCGGCGTCCACCTCGATGCGAACATTCGCGCTGTCCACGGTTTCAGCATGCCAGCCCGCGCCGTGCCGGGCCGGTGACGACGGGCAAAACGGTTGGCGTCCCGCCGAGGGGCATTGCCTATCCTTGCTGTGCCATGAAAACGTCACCGCAACGGCCGTCGTCGAGGTCGTCCGCTTCCCGGGGGCCGTCGCAGCGCTCCCCGTTCGCCGACCTGCACGCCCGGATCGGCGCGCTCATGCTGCGCGACCAGCGCCGGCTGCGCCGCCGCATCGACGGCGCGCGCAAGGTCCGCGACGCGGCGGCCCGCCAGGCGATCGCCGAGCAGATCGCCGCCGACATCGAGGCGGCCGAGCGCCGGATCGCGGCGCGCCGGTCCGCCGTGCCCGCGGTGACCTACCCCGAGCAGCTGCCGGTCAGCCAGAAACGGGACGAGATCCTCGCCGCGATCCGCGACCACCAGGTGGTGGTGATCGCGGGCGAGACCGGGTCCGGCAAGACCACCCAGATCCCCAAGATGTGCCTGGAGCTCGGCCGGGGCGTGGCCGGGCTCATCGGGCACACCCAGCCGCGCCGGATCGCGGCCCGCTCGGTCGCCGCGCGCATCGCCGACGAGCTCGGCACCGAGCTCGGCGAGGCGGTCGGCTACAAGGTGCGCTTCACCGACCAGGTGTCCGACGGCACCCTCATCAAGCTGATGACCGACGGCATCCTGCTCGCCGAGATGCAGCAGGACCGGCTGCTGTCCCAGTACGACACGCTCATCATCGACGAGGCGCACGAGCGCAGCCTCAACATCGACTTCATCCTCGGCTACCTCAAGCAGCTGCTGCCGAAGCGCCCCGACCTCAAGGTGATCATCACCTCGGCGACCATCGACCCCGAGCGGTTCTCCCGCCACTTCGGCGACGCGCCGATCATCGAGGTGTCGGGCCGCATGTACCCGGTCGAGGTGCGCTACCGGCCCGTCGACGAGGGGGACGGCGACGAGGACCGGGACCAGATCCAGGCGATCTGCGACGCGGTCGACGAGCTGTGCGCCGAGGGCCCCGGGGACATCCTGGTGTTCCTCTCCGGCGAGCGGGAGATCCGCGACACCGCCGAGGCGCTCGGCAGACGCGAGGGCGTGGAGATCCTCCCGCTGTACGCCCGGCTGTCCGCGGCCGAGCAGCAGCGGGTGTTCCAGCCGCACCGGGGCCGCCGCATCGTGCTCGCCACGAACGTCGCCGAGACCTCGCTCACCGTGCCCGGCATCAAGTACGTCATCGACCCCGGAACGGCCCGCATCTCCCGGTACAGCCACCGCCTCAAGGTGCAGCGGCTGCCGATCGAGCGCATCTCCCAGGCGTCGGCGAACCAGCGCAAGGGACGCTGTGGCCG is a window from the Thermopolyspora flexuosa genome containing:
- a CDS encoding IlvD/Edd family dehydratase, with amino-acid sequence MALRSQAWYTGLNRSAFHHRAWMRRGLPDDAFDGRPQIAICTTWSDLSPCNRHLQEVAEYVARGVWEAGGVPLEMPVPSMGENQMRPTAMLYRNLAAMAVEEMIRANPVDGVVLLGGCDKTIPALLMGACSVDLPALVVAGGPMLTGTWRGRPLGCGTDVWRLSEEMRAGTITADEFRAAEQSMIRSRGHCNTMGTASTMACVTEALGMTLPGNAGIPAPDSRLLQLAHHAGRRIVRMVEEDLTPSRVLGPGSFRNALATLAAIGGSTNAVVHLLAIAGRVGVPLSLDDVDAFHDVPLLVNLQPAGAHLMEDFFRAGGLRAVLREIRDRLDPKAITVLGRPLVEGLETAEIVDPTVIRPAADPLKPAAGIAVLRGNLAPDGAIIKPAAASPHLLRHRGRAIVFESPEELHHRLDDPGLDVDETSVMVLRGCGPKGYPGMPEVGNMPLPAKLLERGVRDIVRISDARMSGTAYGTVVLHVAPESAAGGPLALVRTGDEITLDVERRLLRLEVPDDELARRRPVLPERTLRGGYEALYVEHVMQADKGADLDFLVGARGRAVPRESH
- a CDS encoding Mut7-C RNAse domain-containing protein, which translates into the protein MDSANVRIEVDAELWHFLAPGARGRELSVPADETTTLGHVIESVGVPLPEVGRIEVDGRAVTADERAAPGTLVRVLPVARPQPVPIDPPRFLLDVHLGTLARRLRLVGVDTAYDNDLDDDTLVEIANAERRILLTRDRGLLRRRSLWLGAHVRNANPDDQLDEVLGRFAPPLAPWTRCTACNAPLVAAEKSEVEALLEPGTRRTYDVFARCSSCDRVYWRGAHHRRLQQIVERATRVVGAVGV